One stretch of Azotosporobacter soli DNA includes these proteins:
- the ileS gene encoding isoleucine--tRNA ligase: MDYGKTLNLPETEFPMRGNLPEREPAMLEAWQTEKTYEKVLEKRRGKKTFILHDGPPYANGNIHIGHALNKILKDVIIKYKSHQGYYAPYVPGWDTHGLPIEHAAIKILGLNRHELDILDLRKECQQYALKYVAIQRDDFKRLGVAGDWENPYVTLRHEYEAKQIEVFGEMAKKGHIYKGLKSVYWCTSCETALAEAEIEYAEKKSHSIFVKFRSVDDLGLLPPGIAKDKAYAVIWTTTPWTMPSNVAIAVHPEFEYVWLQSGDEVYLVAKEMVQSVAEATKMTEYTILKTMQGQELSGMTFAHPFIDRLSPIVLADYVTLEQGTGCVHTAPGHGPDDFETGKKYGLPIINPVDHAGRFTAEGGKFEGLAVEDANVPIIKELAAGNALLGKSSVRHQYAHCWRCKNPIIYRATEQWFASVEGFRKAALDAIRDVKWVPGWGQERINNMVADRNDWCISRQRVWGVPIPIFYCNSCHEHIINDDTITAVKELFRAEGADAWWAKSAEEILPEGYACPHCQKSGFRKETDIMDVWFDSGSSHAAVLEQRPELSWPADLYLEGSDQHRGWFQSSLLTSVATRGVAPYKAVLTHGFVVDGEGRKMSKSIGNVIFPADVIKKYGADVLRLWVASADYQADIRISNDILKQLSEVYRKIRNTFRYLLGSLNDFDPNKDKVAAANLLEIDRWALMRLEQVNQRVTKAYEDYEFHVIYHTIHNFCTVDLSSIYLDVLKDRIYTAKADSVERRAAQTAMYEILKTLVVLLAPVLTFTADEIWKFMPKEAGMEECVQLADWPEAKLEHLDGALEEKWTKLLELRGEITKVLEGARRDKVIGHSLDAALQLWASGDTLALLSQLGEKELATLLIVSKVQIHAGLEQASAEACKPEGFDLALRVVAADGEKCERCWLYADTIGQDAEHPTVCKRCAQALR, from the coding sequence ATGGATTATGGCAAAACATTAAATTTGCCGGAAACGGAATTTCCGATGCGCGGCAATCTTCCCGAACGGGAGCCGGCTATGCTCGAAGCATGGCAGACGGAAAAAACATACGAAAAGGTATTGGAAAAACGGCGGGGTAAAAAGACATTTATCCTGCATGACGGTCCTCCTTATGCGAACGGCAATATTCATATTGGCCATGCGTTGAACAAGATCTTGAAGGATGTCATTATCAAATACAAATCGCACCAAGGTTATTATGCGCCGTACGTACCCGGCTGGGACACGCATGGTTTGCCGATTGAGCATGCTGCGATAAAAATCCTGGGCTTAAATCGCCATGAACTCGATATTTTGGATTTGCGCAAAGAATGCCAACAGTATGCGCTAAAGTACGTCGCTATACAACGTGACGACTTCAAGCGTCTCGGCGTGGCTGGCGACTGGGAGAATCCATATGTGACGCTGCGCCATGAATATGAAGCGAAGCAGATCGAAGTATTCGGCGAAATGGCAAAGAAGGGGCACATCTATAAAGGCCTGAAATCTGTTTACTGGTGTACGTCTTGTGAGACGGCATTGGCCGAAGCGGAAATCGAATATGCCGAGAAGAAATCACACAGTATTTTCGTCAAGTTTCGTTCTGTCGACGATCTCGGTCTGTTGCCGCCTGGCATCGCTAAAGACAAGGCCTATGCGGTGATCTGGACAACGACGCCATGGACGATGCCATCTAACGTCGCGATTGCAGTGCACCCGGAGTTTGAATATGTCTGGCTGCAGTCCGGCGATGAAGTTTATCTGGTGGCGAAAGAAATGGTACAGTCGGTTGCAGAAGCGACCAAAATGACGGAGTACACGATCTTGAAAACGATGCAGGGCCAAGAGTTGTCTGGGATGACGTTTGCGCACCCGTTCATCGACCGTTTGTCGCCGATCGTTCTTGCGGATTATGTGACGCTCGAACAGGGTACCGGTTGCGTACATACCGCTCCTGGCCATGGCCCGGACGACTTTGAGACTGGTAAAAAATACGGCCTGCCAATCATCAATCCGGTTGACCATGCGGGACGCTTCACAGCCGAAGGCGGAAAATTCGAAGGCTTGGCCGTAGAAGATGCCAATGTGCCGATTATCAAGGAACTCGCTGCCGGTAATGCTTTGCTTGGCAAGAGTTCGGTCCGGCATCAATACGCACATTGTTGGCGCTGCAAGAATCCGATTATTTATCGGGCGACGGAGCAGTGGTTTGCTTCGGTCGAAGGATTCCGCAAAGCGGCGTTGGATGCGATTCGTGATGTGAAATGGGTTCCCGGCTGGGGTCAGGAACGGATTAACAATATGGTGGCCGACCGCAACGACTGGTGCATTTCGCGCCAACGCGTCTGGGGCGTACCTATTCCGATCTTCTATTGTAATTCCTGCCATGAACACATTATCAATGACGACACGATTACAGCGGTCAAGGAATTGTTCCGTGCTGAAGGCGCCGATGCCTGGTGGGCTAAGAGCGCGGAAGAAATATTACCGGAGGGGTATGCCTGCCCGCATTGCCAAAAGAGCGGTTTCCGCAAAGAGACCGATATCATGGACGTCTGGTTTGACAGTGGATCGAGCCATGCAGCTGTACTGGAACAACGTCCGGAGCTTTCCTGGCCGGCGGATTTATATCTGGAAGGCAGTGATCAGCACCGTGGATGGTTTCAGTCTTCCCTGCTGACCTCCGTTGCGACGCGTGGCGTTGCGCCTTACAAAGCGGTACTGACGCACGGCTTTGTCGTCGATGGTGAAGGCCGCAAGATGTCAAAATCGATCGGTAATGTTATTTTCCCTGCGGATGTAATCAAGAAATACGGCGCGGACGTTCTGCGTCTTTGGGTCGCATCGGCGGATTATCAGGCGGATATCCGTATTTCTAATGATATCCTCAAACAGCTGTCGGAAGTATATCGCAAGATTCGTAATACCTTCCGCTATCTGCTCGGCAGCTTGAATGACTTTGATCCGAACAAGGATAAAGTGGCAGCGGCTAATTTGCTGGAAATTGACCGTTGGGCGCTGATGCGTCTTGAACAGGTGAACCAGCGTGTGACGAAGGCTTATGAAGACTATGAATTCCATGTGATCTATCATACGATCCATAATTTTTGCACTGTCGATTTGAGTTCGATTTATCTTGACGTGCTGAAAGATCGTATTTATACTGCGAAGGCGGATTCGGTAGAACGTCGCGCTGCGCAGACGGCGATGTATGAAATTCTCAAGACATTAGTCGTCCTATTAGCGCCTGTATTGACGTTTACGGCCGATGAAATCTGGAAATTCATGCCGAAAGAAGCAGGTATGGAAGAATGCGTTCAATTGGCCGACTGGCCGGAAGCAAAGCTGGAACATTTGGACGGAGCACTGGAAGAAAAATGGACGAAACTTTTGGAGCTGCGCGGAGAAATAACCAAGGTGCTCGAAGGCGCACGACGCGACAAGGTCATCGGACATTCGCTTGATGCGGCATTGCAACTTTGGGCAAGTGGTGATACGCTAGCGCTGCTCAGTCAGCTCGGCGAGAAGGAATTGGCGACACTGTTGATTGTTTCCAAAGTACAGATTCATGCCGGTTTGGAACAAGCTTCTGCAGAGGCCTGCAAACCGGAAGGCTTTGATCTGGCGCTGCGCGTTGTCGCGGCAGACGGCGAAAAATGTGAGCGCTGCTGGCTTTATGCCGACACAATCGGCCAAGATGCCGAACATCCAACGGTTTGCAAGCGTTGCGCACAGGCGCTGCGCTAA
- a CDS encoding DivIVA domain-containing protein, whose product MLTPLDIHNKEFRRGFRGYNEQEVDEFLDRVIKDYEQLYRDNIEIKENMERLSSKLEHYQHMEGTLHNTLLIAQETAEEVKLNAKKETELMLKETQVLAQKLSDEAAHRVRKLETEQEELQKQIHVYRTRMRTLVQAQLELLKDAEDEDQ is encoded by the coding sequence ATGCTAACGCCGCTAGATATTCACAACAAAGAGTTTCGTCGCGGGTTTCGCGGGTACAACGAACAGGAAGTCGATGAGTTTTTGGATCGGGTCATTAAGGATTATGAACAGCTCTATCGTGACAACATTGAGATCAAGGAAAACATGGAGCGACTTAGCAGTAAGCTGGAACATTATCAGCATATGGAAGGCACGTTGCATAATACGCTATTGATCGCACAAGAGACGGCGGAAGAAGTTAAGTTGAACGCGAAAAAAGAAACGGAACTGATGCTCAAGGAAACGCAGGTTCTTGCACAAAAACTGTCTGATGAAGCGGCTCACCGGGTACGCAAATTGGAAACAGAGCAGGAAGAATTGCAAAAGCAGATTCACGTCTATCGAACTCGGATGCGTACACTTGTCCAGGCGCAGCTTGAATTGCTCAAAGATGCGGAAGATGAAGATCAATAG
- a CDS encoding RNA-binding protein, with amino-acid sequence MSEREKIVRYYKASGDGELAARLIDLAEGAIKGRRAKTSEFLDPHGYSIAETVAAHYPRVKLQAWGGFQGAERVRAAFINEEYRGEADFSLAAVQLTWDERYYRLTHRDVLGALMGLGLKREVMGDIIMQGPSCQVVVDVELKDYFLKQITTVGAATVEVKEIDLTELAAKEEKIKDIRTTVPSLRLDTVAASGFGVSRSRMAEEIAADKLKLNWQDAKSAAQAVKQGDIISMRGRGRVEVCEIVGQTKKGRISLLLKRFL; translated from the coding sequence GTGAGTGAACGGGAAAAGATTGTCCGGTATTATAAAGCAAGCGGCGATGGTGAGCTGGCTGCCAGACTGATTGATTTGGCGGAAGGCGCGATTAAAGGACGACGCGCGAAAACCAGCGAATTTCTTGATCCGCATGGCTATAGTATTGCGGAGACGGTAGCTGCACATTATCCGAGGGTGAAACTGCAGGCGTGGGGCGGTTTTCAAGGGGCAGAACGTGTGAGAGCGGCTTTTATAAATGAGGAATATCGCGGCGAAGCCGATTTTTCTCTGGCGGCTGTCCAATTGACCTGGGATGAACGCTATTACCGCCTTACGCATCGTGACGTATTGGGGGCTTTGATGGGACTGGGTTTGAAGCGTGAAGTGATGGGCGACATCATTATGCAGGGGCCGTCTTGCCAGGTTGTAGTCGATGTGGAGTTAAAGGACTATTTTCTTAAACAAATTACGACGGTTGGCGCAGCCACTGTAGAGGTCAAAGAAATCGACTTGACGGAACTGGCAGCGAAAGAAGAAAAAATCAAGGATATTCGAACGACAGTACCATCGCTTCGTTTGGACACCGTTGCCGCATCCGGTTTTGGCGTATCGCGCAGCCGGATGGCGGAAGAAATTGCTGCCGATAAGTTGAAGTTGAACTGGCAGGATGCAAAGAGTGCGGCGCAGGCCGTCAAGCAGGGCGATATCATTTCAATGCGTGGACGTGGTCGTGTAGAAGTATGCGAGATTGTCGGGCAGACTAAAAAAGGCAGGATCAGCTTGCTGTTAAAGCGATTTTTGTAA
- a CDS encoding cell division protein SepF, with the protein MKFMDKVWSGLGLFEPVESEEESRHHRNEEAEMEPQRGKKGSNVVNLTPSPSKQMRVMVVEPISFDDAQHIADHLKNRKPVVVNFENCDEENSNRMVDFISGTVYALGGSIQKVGARIFLCAPSNVDVSAEDDQLKAYLPWESK; encoded by the coding sequence ATGAAATTTATGGATAAAGTGTGGAGTGGACTGGGCTTGTTCGAACCCGTTGAAAGCGAGGAAGAGTCCAGACACCATCGCAATGAAGAAGCGGAAATGGAACCCCAAAGAGGCAAAAAAGGCAGCAACGTTGTGAATTTGACGCCTTCGCCAAGCAAACAGATGCGAGTGATGGTTGTCGAACCGATTTCGTTCGATGATGCACAGCATATTGCTGATCACCTGAAAAATCGTAAGCCGGTTGTTGTAAACTTTGAAAACTGCGATGAAGAAAACTCGAATCGAATGGTGGATTTTATCAGCGGAACGGTATACGCATTAGGCGGCAGCATTCAAAAAGTCGGTGCGCGAATCTTTCTTTGTGCACCCAGTAATGTCGATGTCAGTGCAGAAGATGATCAATTAAAAGCTTATCTGCCTTGGGAGTCGAAATAA
- a CDS encoding YggS family pyridoxal phosphate-dependent enzyme — MDNIEKNIRHILQNIQIAEVKRSPKGECPVQLIAVTKNHGVAAVEAAAAAGLTIVGENRVQEATEKQAQASANVKWHLIGHLQTNKAKQAVKLFDLIQSVDSWHLAEALNKAALTCGKRQDILLQVNIANEATKFGLPAEETMDMAQRVAATLPGLRLCGLMTIAPFVEDAEMVRPYFKEMKRLFLALKELALPGTDFRWLSMGMTNDYQVAVEEGANLIRVGTGIFGPRSYGVQGGL, encoded by the coding sequence ATGGACAATATAGAAAAGAATATCAGGCATATTCTGCAAAATATACAAATTGCCGAAGTGAAACGCTCCCCAAAAGGTGAATGTCCGGTGCAGTTGATTGCCGTGACAAAGAACCATGGCGTGGCCGCTGTCGAGGCTGCCGCCGCTGCAGGACTTACAATTGTGGGGGAAAATCGCGTCCAGGAAGCCACAGAGAAACAGGCGCAAGCGTCGGCAAACGTTAAGTGGCATTTGATCGGCCATTTGCAAACCAATAAAGCGAAACAAGCCGTTAAGCTCTTTGATTTGATTCAATCGGTTGACAGCTGGCATCTTGCGGAGGCGCTTAACAAAGCTGCGCTTACTTGCGGCAAACGGCAAGATATTTTGCTGCAAGTCAATATCGCGAACGAAGCGACAAAGTTCGGTTTGCCGGCCGAAGAAACGATGGATATGGCGCAAAGGGTCGCTGCGACGTTACCGGGGCTGCGGCTTTGCGGCTTGATGACGATTGCTCCGTTTGTCGAAGATGCTGAAATGGTGCGACCGTATTTTAAAGAGATGAAGCGATTGTTTCTCGCGCTGAAAGAACTTGCACTGCCGGGCACTGATTTCCGTTGGCTTTCCATGGGGATGACCAATGACTATCAGGTGGCCGTCGAGGAAGGTGCGAATCTTATCCGGGTGGGAACAGGAATATTTGGGCCGCGCAGTTATGGCGTGCAAGGAGGTCTTTAA
- the pgeF gene encoding peptidoglycan editing factor PgeF, with protein sequence MREFSLMQGEAGVWYGAFPTLLAAGVRHGFSARMGGCSDSQYASLNLALHVDDVNERVLENRRRFAVSLQMDAAALVAVNQIHGDRVLVAAQDDAGKGAFSQAAVLGDADALITDAAELPLAMFFADCVPLLLYDPLCKVLGLAHAGWKGTAQEIGRRTLKRMQETYGTKPEDCWLAIGPSIHPCCYQVGAAVAQQFPAACATRQNESEWQLDLQLANRLQAIAGGVRPDRIMESGVCTCCNRETFFSYRGDNGRTGRMALFASLQEV encoded by the coding sequence ATGAGGGAATTTAGTTTGATGCAGGGAGAAGCTGGCGTGTGGTATGGCGCGTTTCCGACACTTTTGGCTGCGGGCGTAAGACACGGCTTTTCTGCACGCATGGGCGGTTGCAGCGATTCGCAATATGCTTCGCTTAATTTGGCGCTGCATGTCGATGATGTCAATGAACGCGTTTTAGAAAACCGACGGCGCTTTGCTGTCAGTTTGCAGATGGATGCGGCGGCGTTGGTTGCCGTCAACCAGATTCATGGCGATCGGGTGTTGGTCGCGGCGCAGGACGATGCCGGCAAAGGAGCTTTTAGTCAAGCTGCTGTTTTAGGCGATGCCGACGCGCTGATCACCGATGCGGCAGAACTGCCGCTGGCGATGTTTTTTGCCGATTGTGTGCCGCTGCTTCTTTACGATCCTTTGTGCAAGGTGCTCGGGCTGGCGCATGCCGGATGGAAAGGAACTGCACAGGAAATCGGCAGACGGACGTTGAAACGGATGCAGGAAACATATGGCACGAAACCGGAAGACTGCTGGCTGGCCATTGGCCCGTCAATCCACCCTTGCTGTTATCAAGTCGGCGCTGCGGTAGCGCAACAATTTCCTGCGGCGTGTGCGACAAGGCAAAATGAGTCGGAATGGCAACTTGACCTACAGCTTGCCAATCGTCTGCAGGCGATTGCAGGAGGTGTTCGGCCTGATAGGATCATGGAGAGTGGGGTTTGTACCTGTTGTAATAGAGAAACTTTCTTTTCCTACCGTGGTGATAATGGACGAACCGGACGAATGGCTCTATTTGCGAGTTTGCAGGAAGTGTGA